From Nitrospira sp.:
TGGATGCTCCTGAAGTGATCAGGGTCTATCGTGCATTTAAAGAGCTGGCCTTGATCGCCACGTCCGCAGAGCAACTCAACCAGGTGCCTGACTTGAATTGGCAAGCCGTCATTCCCTGCCTGGACATGTTGCAGTGGCAGAACGAACCGCAGGCCGTGGAAAAGATCGCGCGCGCGCACGAGACGGTCTACGAATGGAGTACGATCGGAATGGGTCTCCCCGAACGCGTCGCTCCTCATTTGCGTTTTGTCACGAGCGCGAAGGCCAACACCACTCACGAGCGCTCGATCGCCGCGTCGCCCTATTGATGACGGCGGGGCGATGAGCCGCTGAACTCTCATCGGTCCGCCAGTACCATCTGCGTTCCCGATTCCAGCTTCCAGGGGCCCGTTCACGCGTCCGAGCTTCTTCTCTTTCTCTCCCTCCTCGCTGATCGAATCGAGGCGGGCCAATGTATTAGTATGATGATGACGCTAGGCCCGGCCACGGGGACATCGCAGTCTACTGGTTTCTTCACCCTTCGATCGTTCGATGGAGCATGTATCGGTATGCGCATTCTTCTCGTCGAAGATGATGCTGATCTGGCGCAATTCATCCGGAAGGGCCTGAAGGAAGAACGCTATGCGGTGGATGTTGCGTCCAACGGCGAGCAGGGGTTCGAGCTCGGGATCGCGAATCCGTACGATCTCATCATCCTGGACATCATGCTGCCTGTGCTCGATGGCCTGTCACTCTGTCGTCGTCTGCGCAGCACAGGCGTGACGGCGCCCGTCTTGCTGTTGACTGCGCGCGATACGGTGCAGGACAAGGTCTCTGGCCTGGACCTGGGCGCCGATGACTATTTGACGAAGCCGTTTGCCTTTGCAGAACTCCTCGCGAGAGCGAGGGCCCTGTTGCGGCGGGGCGGGCCTCAACTGCAGGCCCGGCTGACGGCCGCCGACCTGGAGCTGGATCCGGCGACTCACCGGGTGTGCCGGGGCGGCAATGAAATCGCACTGACGAATAAGGAATACGCGCTGCTTGAGTTTCTCTTACGGAACAAGAATCGTGTGCTCACACGGACCGCCATCATCGAGCACGTGTGGGATATCAGTTACGACCCCATGACGAATATCGTGGATGCGCATATCCGGTCGTTGCGCGCGAAGATGGATCGCGACTTCTCCCCCGCGTTGATCACGACCGTGCGGGGGGCCGGTTATATGCTGGAAGATGAGGACACCGGACGGTGAATTCACTGGGACGTCTGATCCGCCGGACGGCGCTGATCCTGATGGGAGGGCTGCTCCTCGGTTTTTCGGCACTGATCTATGTCGGCGGCGACACGCTGCTGAGCCGCTATGTCGATGGGCGATTGCTTGAACTTGCGGAAACATTGGGCCGCATTATCGAACAGCGTCCGGATGTGATCCGCGGGGCCGGTGACGAACTGGTCGTCTTGGGGGAGAAAGGCCGCAGCCAGGAAGAACAACATGAACTCCGGGAAGCCGCGCATAGTGTCCGGATCTTGTCGATCGACGGACAGCTGCTGTGGAAGGGGTCCGATGTGGTTCCTCGGCCTCCCGTGTCGGCATCCCTCCTCGAACAGGTCAAGCAGGGCCAGACCGTCTTCGATATGGTGCAGCTGCGCGAGGGTTCCCCTGTGCGGCGCGTCTCGATTCCGGTGCCCAGGAGCGGCCAGGTCCGGTATATCTTGCAGGCAGAGGAGTCGCTTCACTTTTCGAAGGAAACGCTGAAGGGACTCGCGATCCTGCTGGCGCTCGGATCGGGCCTTGTCATCGTCGTGGCCTGGGCCGGCAGCGCATGGATCGCGCGAACGGTTCTGACGCCGATCGGTCTCTTGAGCCGGCGGGCGGAAACCATGTCGGAAGCGGACCTGGGCGAGCGATTATCCCTCGATTCTCCGTTTCAGGAGTTCCACCGGCTGACACACACCTTTAACGCCATGATGGACCGGTTCCAGAAGAGCTGCGAGAGCCAGCGCCGGTTTGTCGATTACGCCGCCCACGAAATGCAGACGCCGCTGACCGTGTTGCAGGGCAACCTGGAAGTCACGCTCCAAAAGGCACGATCCACGGACGAGTATCGCGAGGCGCTCATCGGGAATCTGGAACAGGTAGAGAAGCTGATCGCACTGGCCCGGTCGCTGCTCACGCTCACGAAGGTGACGGGCGATCGGCCTCCGGTGCACCTCGCCCCCGTCGAACTGGAACCCCTGCTTCAGGAGCTGATCATCGAGCTGAAGTTACTGGCCGATGACCGCCGGATCTCACTCGCCCTCGATGTGGTGCCCGTGCCCACGATTTCGGCGGATGCGCAGTGGTTGAAACAGGCGTTGATCAATCTGCTGGACAATAGTCTGAAGTATACGCCGCCCGGCGGTTCGGTCACGGTTCGTCTTCGCCGTTCCGATGGATCGGTTGAGATTGCGGTCAGGGACACAGGGCCCGGAATCGAGGCGGAACATGTGCCGTTCCTCTTCGATCGGTTCTATCGGGCGGACAAGGCCAGGGCACGGGAGTCCGGAGGGACAGGCTTAGGGCTGGCTATTGTCAAGGGTATCGTCGAGGCACACGGGGGGACGGTCTCCGTGGAGACTCAGCCTGGACAAGGGGCGGAGTTTACGATCCGCTTGCCCCTTGGTCGCGCTCCTGAAGGCCATCCAGTGACCTGATGCGCCTACCGTTTCTGCCGCCTCTTCGCCGGTCGCGTCACAGCCGTGTGCTCGGCCGACAGCAGGGTCTGCGCCTGTGTGATCGCATCCAGCAGGGCGTTTCGTTCCTTGTCCAGCTCTTGCACGTAGGGCACGCCGTTCACGAATTCTTCCGCTGCCGATATCAAGGTATGCATCGCCGCTGCCATTCCGTTCGGCGTAGAGGTCTGTGATGCCGCGGCCCTGCGTGACAGGGCGCTTCTCCTCCGAGGCCCGATATAGAGCTGCGGGGCTGTCGGGTTATCTTTTTCCAATTCCGGTCGTCTCGATCTCGCCATTATTCCTCCAGGTCATCAGACACCGATGCGTTACGGGTACACTCTACTCGATCCTTAGTGGCGATTGCATCGGGGTGAAAGACGAAGGGAAGGGCGAACCGAAGGACTCGGCAACCGGTTTACATCCACCGGACTGAAAACTGTCCAGGGATAAGACCTGGGTAGTCCAGGGGTTCATCCAGTCCCGAGAACTTGCCTCGCAGGGTAGAGATAGAACAGGAATGTGTGAAGGTGGAGGGTCGATCCAAGTGGAGACGGAGATGTCTGGATCAGGAAAGGAGGGAGTGACCATGCAGAAGCACATCGTACGTCCGGTTCATCGGAGCAAGACGCATCGGGCCGATGAGCGCAAACAGGAAGTCTGGCCCCTGTCGGCACGTGAGTTCATGAAACTGCCTGCCTCGGGGTTACTGTCTGCCGGCAAGCGACTCACATTCCTA
This genomic window contains:
- a CDS encoding response regulator transcription factor, with translation MRILLVEDDADLAQFIRKGLKEERYAVDVASNGEQGFELGIANPYDLIILDIMLPVLDGLSLCRRLRSTGVTAPVLLLTARDTVQDKVSGLDLGADDYLTKPFAFAELLARARALLRRGGPQLQARLTAADLELDPATHRVCRGGNEIALTNKEYALLEFLLRNKNRVLTRTAIIEHVWDISYDPMTNIVDAHIRSLRAKMDRDFSPALITTVRGAGYMLEDEDTGR
- a CDS encoding HAMP domain-containing protein, which produces MNSLGRLIRRTALILMGGLLLGFSALIYVGGDTLLSRYVDGRLLELAETLGRIIEQRPDVIRGAGDELVVLGEKGRSQEEQHELREAAHSVRILSIDGQLLWKGSDVVPRPPVSASLLEQVKQGQTVFDMVQLREGSPVRRVSIPVPRSGQVRYILQAEESLHFSKETLKGLAILLALGSGLVIVVAWAGSAWIARTVLTPIGLLSRRAETMSEADLGERLSLDSPFQEFHRLTHTFNAMMDRFQKSCESQRRFVDYAAHEMQTPLTVLQGNLEVTLQKARSTDEYREALIGNLEQVEKLIALARSLLTLTKVTGDRPPVHLAPVELEPLLQELIIELKLLADDRRISLALDVVPVPTISADAQWLKQALINLLDNSLKYTPPGGSVTVRLRRSDGSVEIAVRDTGPGIEAEHVPFLFDRFYRADKARARESGGTGLGLAIVKGIVEAHGGTVSVETQPGQGAEFTIRLPLGRAPEGHPVT